AGTGGATATTCTGTACCATAATTCTTTTGTATCAGTATCTATTATAGGTGTTACAAAATCACTATCTAAAACCCAAATACTAGATATATCCCCATAATAATCGTACTCTTTTATTGCATATGCATTACCTTTAACATTTCTTATAGTTTCCATTAATCTAATAAACTTAAAAGTACTCATATTAGAATTTGGTCCATCTCTTAATAATTTAGAAAAGTTATCATCAAGAGGTTTAACTTTGTCATATCCCTGTCTTAAACTAATAGGAGCACTCGCAATAGCATTTGATAGCATAGTTATTGCAGCAAATATTGTTTCATTATTTGCTAATTCTCCATTAGAAAATGAAAATGCTCTTGAACCTCTTTGTAAAAAATCTATACTTGGAGTCTTAAAAAATAATCCTTTTGCCCAACTTATAATTCCCATTAAATCACCTCCTTTTTAATCAGGTACAAATGCTACATCTGATTGTTTTTCTTCTTCAAAGTACAATTTCCATGCATCTATTATTGCATCTATTGGATCTATTCTATTTTCTTCTAATGTTTTATCTATTTTTATTTCTCCAAAACTGTTTTTTGTAGTAGTTGCATTTACTGCACTCCATTTAAATAATTTGTTTCTTTTATCATATTTAACTTGAAGTGATTTTACTGAAAGTTGAAAATCAACGGTAGCATCATTTAATGACTTAGCACTTTGATTTATATCAACTAAATCACACCCTAAAAAATCTAAATCTGATAAAAAAGCACTTGCATTATGTCTATCATAACCGCATATTTTTATGATTATTTCATACTTTTCTATAAGATCCTTTAGATAATTTACGATAAATTTATAATCTGTTTTTATTCCAAATGCACCAGTAGTTAAAGTTAATAATTTATCTTTAACCCAAAGCCTATAAGGTACATCATCTGTTTTTTCATGTTCTAATAGCCTTAGTTCTGGCATAAATGAGTGAGAATGAATAAATACAGTTTCTTCTTCATCATTTAAAGGAAATACAAGACCTATTGATGTTAAATCTCCACCACTAGATAAATCTATACCTAAATAGCATTCTCTGCCTCTCATATCTTCAATAGTTAAGTCAGATTCACATTTATTTAAGCAATCAACATCTAAGTATTTTCCACCCCTATAGCTAACCCACATATTTAGCCACTTAGTCATAAAGTCTAGTAAATCTTGTCCACCCTTTTCTTTAACTTCCACTGCAACTTCACTCATTTTTCGTACTTCTTCCATATTTATTGTATTATCTTCATTAAGTAGTAATAATGGATTACTTTTAACCCAATTATGATAATCCCAAATATCATCATCTTCATCCATTTCTGCAATAAATATAAATAAACTGTCTTTGTCTACAGCACCATCTAATACCTTTTTACAGAATTGATAATGTTCATAACAGAATGAATTTAAATCAAATCCAGCAGTAGTTATAGCTAAAATTAGTGCATTATTTACTTTTCTTTGACCTCCAAGAAGTAATTTATATATTTGATTAGTTCTATGAGCATGTAACTCATCTGGTATAGCAAGTACACTTCTAAATCCATCTATAGATTTAGTATCTCTTCCTATAGCTTTTATTGTAGTTCCTGTTGCTCCAGCAGTTATAAGATTTTCAGATTCTGTTATTTTAAACATGACTTTTAAATCTTCATCTGCAATAATAAATTTCTTTATTTCTTCCCAAACTATTTTAGCTTGATCCATTTTTGTGGCAGCACATATAATTCTACCCATTCTATAACTTGAAAAATTACTAGTTTTTACACCCTTAGCTCCACTTAAAAAAGACTTCCCATTCTGTCTAGCAACTTGAATGTAAGCCTCTCTAAATCTAACATATTCAGTTCTTTTGGTGACCCAACCTTCTAAACTTCCAAGTATAAATTCTTGGAATCCTCTAGTTTTTAGTTGTTGAGGTTCATCACCTTCTAATATAGTTAAGTCGTTATATAAATTTAATGCTGACTCTGACCTCTCAACGTCCCATTTATACTGAAATTCTTTAGTTTTGCTACGTTTCAAGTCATTTAAATGCCTTTTACAGGCTTTTATAACACTTTTACCAGCTATTATCTTACCGCTTACAACCAGTTTAGCATATTCAGTAACTCTATCTTTTTTTCTTTTCGCCATATCACACTACTATATATTTATTGAATTTATTTTCTTTACTTTCTCCTTCAGGTACTATTAACTTCAAGCGGTCAGTAGTAGCTAGTCCTAATTTAGAAGAACATTTTAGAATCTGCTCAACATATCTATTTTGTGCTGTAACATATGGACTTATTTTTTCACTTTCTTTACCTGGAACAGTATAACCATTCTTATCTATTAATTCAGTAACAGTTATATACCCAGAATATGCTTTACAATATATTGCTAATATAGATAAATCTAAATTATCCCATAAATTAATTTTAGTAGCTGCATCAACTACTCTTGCAAATTCATTACGAGCTAGGAGGTCATTTTGCATCCATTCTGGAACCTTTGCTAAATCCTCTCTATCTAATTTTATTTTATTTTCTTGATTTTCTCTTTGATTAATTTCTTTTTTTGTTAAATGCTTTTTAGTAGTAGAAGTTGTTTTTCGATTTCTTCCCATGGTGCACCTCCTTTCATAAAAAAATTTAAAAAGGGAAAATCTCCGGAAGAAAAGAGTACCGCTCGCTCCTTTATAACCATTCAAAAAATTAAAAAGGGAGGGGGGGTACTATCTAACTCCAAATTTATTTGCTAGATCTATAATCTCCTTAAGCTTCAATTGAGTCTTTTCCTTGTCTTTTCTGTACAACTTATGTATCTTACTATGACTTTTAGGACTTAACGGTATTAAATTCTTTTCATCAAGTCTTAGTTCATAATCATCTTTTATTTCTGTGATATGATGTACTGTATTTGCATTTGTAACTCTTTGATTAACAAAATAATCCCATAGATCGATATAATTATATTTAGTTAATATATATTCTCTTGTATTTAACCATTCATTTGTTTTATAAAATGAATCAATATCTTTATCTCTATTATAAGAGTTATAAACCTTGTTACTCTTCTTCTTAGCTTCTATATGTTTACTCATACATGCATCACACATTCTTTGTTGCTGATTAATTAGCTTACCACAGTTACATATCTTCTTTAACACAGTCTATACATTCTCCTAATACTCCATGTTATCAAATGCTCTATCCATCATATCATCAGTTATACATATATATCTAAGTGTTATCTCTGGTGATGAATGATTGAATATACTTTGCAATAAAGCAATGTCCTTAGTCTTCTTATAGTAATGATAGCCAAATGTCTTTCTAAGTGTATGGCACCCTATCTCATCTACTCCTATAAATTCTGATACATTCTTTAATACTTCCCATGCTCTTTGCCTTGATATATGTTTGTTATCTCCAAACTTATCTTTCTTGTTAGATTGTATTAAATAAGCTTCATCATCTTTGCTTAATATATATTCCTCTAACTGCTGCTTCAACTCTGTATGCATCTTTATTCTCTTACGTTTATTAGTCTTATTCTCCTTAGTAAGTATATGAGTTTTTATCTTTCCACTCTTATCTCTTACATCCTTAACTCTCAACTCTAATATATCTGTTATTCTAAGTCCTGTACGTATTCCAAGTAAAAACATAACATAATATCTTTGGTCCCATTCCTCTAAAAACCTCTTAGCTTCTCTTATCTTTTCCTTGTCTCTAATAGGTTGTACAACATTAATCTTTCATCACCTCCAAAACATTACATAATACATAAACTGTTAAGTTATTATTATTTTTGAACTTAAGTATTTTCAAACTACTTAACTAATTATTTTTATAAACTTTACACAGCTTTGAAAAGGTAAGTTTTTTACTTTAGATTTTAAAAAAATTTACAATTATTTTTTTAATTTTAACCTATTTTTCATAACCTTGCTTTCTTTACTTTTATCAAAATTAGGTTTCTTTCTCATTTCTATATCTAATTCCCTCAACTTTCTGTCTGGTAACTCATGGATCATACTAATCTCACTTGCTTCTTTCCAAACTTTCACATAAACACTCCCTTTTTTAAACACAAAA
Above is a genomic segment from Romboutsia lituseburensis containing:
- a CDS encoding terminase large subunit, which gives rise to MAKRKKDRVTEYAKLVVSGKIIAGKSVIKACKRHLNDLKRSKTKEFQYKWDVERSESALNLYNDLTILEGDEPQQLKTRGFQEFILGSLEGWVTKRTEYVRFREAYIQVARQNGKSFLSGAKGVKTSNFSSYRMGRIICAATKMDQAKIVWEEIKKFIIADEDLKVMFKITESENLITAGATGTTIKAIGRDTKSIDGFRSVLAIPDELHAHRTNQIYKLLLGGQRKVNNALILAITTAGFDLNSFCYEHYQFCKKVLDGAVDKDSLFIFIAEMDEDDDIWDYHNWVKSNPLLLLNEDNTINMEEVRKMSEVAVEVKEKGGQDLLDFMTKWLNMWVSYRGGKYLDVDCLNKCESDLTIEDMRGRECYLGIDLSSGGDLTSIGLVFPLNDEEETVFIHSHSFMPELRLLEHEKTDDVPYRLWVKDKLLTLTTGAFGIKTDYKFIVNYLKDLIEKYEIIIKICGYDRHNASAFLSDLDFLGCDLVDINQSAKSLNDATVDFQLSVKSLQVKYDKRNKLFKWSAVNATTTKNSFGEIKIDKTLEENRIDPIDAIIDAWKLYFEEEKQSDVAFVPD
- a CDS encoding phage terminase small subunit P27 family, with amino-acid sequence MGRNRKTTSTTKKHLTKKEINQRENQENKIKLDREDLAKVPEWMQNDLLARNEFARVVDAATKINLWDNLDLSILAIYCKAYSGYITVTELIDKNGYTVPGKESEKISPYVTAQNRYVEQILKCSSKLGLATTDRLKLIVPEGESKENKFNKYIVV
- a CDS encoding tyrosine-type recombinase/integrase, translating into MNVVQPIRDKEKIREAKRFLEEWDQRYYVMFLLGIRTGLRITDILELRVKDVRDKSGKIKTHILTKENKTNKRKRIKMHTELKQQLEEYILSKDDEAYLIQSNKKDKFGDNKHISRQRAWEVLKNVSEFIGVDEIGCHTLRKTFGYHYYKKTKDIALLQSIFNHSSPEITLRYICITDDMMDRAFDNMEY
- a CDS encoding HNH endonuclease, which produces MLKKICNCGKLINQQQRMCDACMSKHIEAKKKSNKVYNSYNRDKDIDSFYKTNEWLNTREYILTKYNYIDLWDYFVNQRVTNANTVHHITEIKDDYELRLDEKNLIPLSPKSHSKIHKLYRKDKEKTQLKLKEIIDLANKFGVR